Proteins encoded by one window of Musa acuminata AAA Group cultivar baxijiao chromosome BXJ2-9, Cavendish_Baxijiao_AAA, whole genome shotgun sequence:
- the LOC135623569 gene encoding ATP-dependent zinc metalloprotease FTSH, chloroplastic-like, with amino-acid sequence MAYATHPLLSSALFGTNLRPKTKPIPSRNPFLLPRRPSSVQSFLDRHNRKSRPVLPPSPTAAAAAAAFLLSSSLPPSAIADDVASVSPPPSSPPVQLEAASKPAPPSSSNPFSQSLLTAPRPQASPDLPDGTQWRYSEFLNAVKRGKVERVRFSKDGGLLQLTAVDGRRAAVVVPNDPDLIDILAMNGVDISVSEGDGGNGLFNLIGNLIFPFLAFAGLFFLFRRAQGGPGGGPGGLGGPMDFGRSKSKFQEVPETGVTFADVAGADQAKLELQEVVDFLKNPDKYTALGAKIPKGCLLVGPPGTGKTLLARAVAGEAGVPFFSCAASEFVELFVGVGASRVRDLFEKAKAKAPCIVFIDEIDAVGRQRGAGLGGGNDEREQTINQLLTEMDGFSGNSGVIVLAATNRPDVLDSALLRPGRFDRQVTVDRPDVAGRVKILQVHSRGKALAKDVDFEKIARRTPGFTGADLQNLMNEAAILAARRDLKEISKDEISDALERIIAGPEKKNAVVSDEKKKLVAYHEAGHALVGALMPEYDPVAKISIIPRGQAGGLTFFAPSEERLESGLYSRSYLENQMAVALGGRVAEEVIFGEEKVTTGASNDFMQVSRVARQMVERLGFSKRIGQVAIGGPGGNPFLGQQMSSQKDYSMATADVVDSEVRELVERAYARAKQIITTHIDILHKLAQLLIEKETVDGEEFMSLFIDGKAELYVA; translated from the exons ATGGCGTACGCAACccatcctctcctctcctccgctCTCTTTGGCACCAATCTCCGCCCCAAAACCAAACCCATCCCTTCTCGCAATCCCTTCCTCCTCCCCAGAAGGCCCAGCTCCGTGCAATCATTCCTCGATCGTCACAACAGGAAGAGCCGCCCCGTCCTCCCCCCTTCTCCCACCGctgcagccgccgccgccgccttccttctctcctcctccctcccaccTTCCGCTATCGCTGACGACGTCGCTTCGGTTTCGCCTCCCCCCTCGTCGCCTCCCGTCCAGCTGGAGGCTGCCTCCAAGCCCGCTCCCCCCTCCTCCTCGAACCCCTTCTCCCAGTCTCTCCTCACCGCCCCGCGGCCGCAGGCCTCGCCTGACCTCCCCGATGGCACCCAGTGGCGCTACAGCGAGTTCCTTAATGCCGTCAAGAGGGGCAAGGTCGAGCGCGTCCGGTTCAGCAAGGACGGCGGCCTGCTCCAGCTCACGGCCGTCGACGGTCGCCGGGCCGCCGTCGTCGTCCCCAACGACCCTGACCTAATCGACATCCTGGCGATGAACGGCGTGGACATCTCCGTCTCGGAGGGGGACGGCGGCAATGGCCTGTTCAATCTCATCGGGAACCTCATCTTCCCGTTCCTCGCCTTCGCCGGCCTGTTCTTCCTATTCCGCCGGGCCCAGGGCGGGCCCGGTGGCGGCCCGGGTGGGCTCGGCGGGCCGATGGACTTCGGCCGGTCCAAATCCAAGTTCCAGGAGGTCCCCGAGACCGGCGTCACCTTCGCCGATGTCGCTGGGGCTGACCAGGCCAAGCTCGAGCTGCAGGAAGTGGTGGACTTCCTGAAGAACCCGGACAAGTACACGGCTCTTGGGGCGAAGATCCCCAAAGGTTGCCTCTTGGTGGGCCCACCCGGCACCGGCAAAACGCTGCTGGCCCGAGCTGTGGCGGGAGAGGCCGGCGTGCCCTTCTTCTCGTGCGCGGCGTCCGAGTTCGTGGAGCTGTTCGTGGGTGTGGGGGCGTCGAGGGTCCGGGATTTATTCGAAAAAGCGAAGGCTAAGGCACCTTGCATTGTGTTCATCGATGAAATTGATGCGGTGGGAAGGCAGAGGGGGGCCGGGCTTGGCGGTGGCAACGATGAGAGGGAGCAGACCATcaatcagctcttgacagagatggaTGGGTTCTCTGGGAACAGTGGGGTGATTGTTTTGGCAGCGACCAACAGGCCGGACGTGCTTGATTCGGCACTGCTACGGCCTGGAAGGTTCGATCGGCAGGTCACAGTGGATAGGCCTGATGTAGCTGGCAGGGTGAAGATCCTACAG GTTCATTCAAGAGGAAAGGCACTTGCTAAGGATGTAGATTTTGAAAAAATTGCTAGAAGAACCCCGGGATTCACTGGAGCCGACTTGCAAAACCTGATGAATGAAGCAGCTATTCTTGCAGCCAGACGCGACCTTAAAGAaataagcaaggatgagatctcaGATGCTCTAGAGAGAATAATTGCAGGGCCCGAAAAGAAAAATGCAGTTGTCTCAGATGAGAAGAAGAAGCTTGTAGCGTACCATG AGGCTGGACATGCCCTTGTGGGTGCACTCATGCCTGAGTATGATCCGGTTGCCAAGATCTCCATCATCCCTCGAGGTCAAGCTGGTGGGCTTACATTCTTTGCCCCGAGCGAGGAAAGGCTCGAGTCAGGACTTTACAGCAGAAGCTACCTAGAGAATCAAATGGCCGTTGCCCTCGGTGGAAG GGTGGCAGAGGAGGTAATTTTTGGGGAAGAGAAAGTCACAACAGGAGCTTCAAATGACTTCATGCAGGTTTCACGAGTGGCAAGACAAATGGTTGAGAGGCTTGGATTCAGCAAAAGAATTGGGCAGGTTGCGATAGGCGGACCTGGTGGTAATCCGTTCTTAGGTCAACAG ATGTCATCTCAAAAGGATTATTCCATGGCAACTGCTGATGTGGTGGATTCTGAGGTTAGAGAGCTTGTGGAGAGGGCTTATGCCAGGGCCAAGCAAATCATTACcactcacattgatatccttcataagCTGGCACAACTTCTCATTGAGAAGGAGACCGTTGATGGAGAGGAGTTCATGAGCCTGTTTATTGATGGCAAAGCAGAATTATATGTTGCATGA